TAGCATAATCATAGTCTTTTCTAGTCTCATTAAAGGCATTCTTGGCTATTGTTAATTGAGACTCAATGTAGATTTTTATGTTATATAAATCTACAAGTTTTGATTTTAAAAGCTCTTGAGAGTTTTTGAGAACTTCACATTCTACCAGCAAATCTTTTTTATCATCTTTAAAGCCATCAATATCTATGTTGAAATCTACCCTAGATATTTTCTCTTTAATCTTATCTAAGACATTTTTTAATAGCTTCCTTTCATTCTCTAGTTCACTGATTTTGATGATATATTCTTCAATTTCTGATTTCGTAGTATAATATTCATTAGGTTTAAGACCCGAGTGATATGAAACTATAGGTTCTCTAAAATTTTTAATTTGTTTAAGACCAGTGAAGCTATTCCAATTGCTTTGCCAACTTATATCCTGATCAATATAGTATGGCAAAAACAAAAATGCTGGCGGTGGTGTAATAATTAGGCCCTGCTGGTTCGGTAATTTAATTTTAAATTCCAGCAGATTAGCTAAGTATAATCCTAGTCCATTTGTAACACTATCATATACATTAATTAATTCATTATTACCGTCAAAAAGTCCATAAAGCTTTCCATCCTTCAATATTGAATAACTGATGTTGTCAACTTTAAATCTTACGAAAGATATAGGTGATAATTTCTTCCAAGTTGGATGATCTTTGAATGGTTCAGCACCGAATGTTTTATAGATACTCTTAATTAAACTTGATTTACCTGTACCATTTTTACCGAATATCAGAGTCCTCCTCTCGTCGAATTCCACCTTTTTTGCCTTCTTCTCGGTTGTCGATAGAAGCATTATTTCGGACAAAATGAATTTTTTCATAATTCTTAGTTCTGATATTCCTGATAAGCTTTCTGAAATTACCTGTAGCTTTATTCATATATTTCTGATAGGATCATAGCTTTGATATAGTATTCATCGTAGTTGGTCCTTAAATTCATGCTACTCTTAAATTTAGCAAGCACATTTTCAACACAGCTACTGAGTGTTATCCCAACAAATCCATTATTATTCTCTTCCTCTTGGACTATTATTCGTATCTGCTCAATATGTTTGAACAAATAATCGTTATTTGGCTCCATCCTTTCTATTTCGAGCTTCTTCCAATTATGATTTAGTTTCTTACGTTCAGAAAATGTCACGCAATCACTTATTAACTCATTATTGATGTCGCTCCAAAGGGCATCATAATTTTTATCTATTCCTGTTGCTTTAATAATCCTCTCAAATTGACTTTTACCTATAGCTTTATTAGAAATTAAATCTTTATAGGTTAGTGTTTCCTTATTATAATTTGCTCTCCTTTTAACTTCATCAAATAACATTCTGTATACAGAAGGTACATTGAACTTTTTTTCAGGATAAAGTCCATCTAAGAAATCTGTGATTTTGCCCTTAGCATGACCAGAGCTTTCATCAAGGCTTAAATCTATAACCTTTAAAAATGTAATATCCTCATACACTGGATCTGACATCAAGGAGTGCTCGGTTTTTAGCCGGCTTAATATTTCTGCTTTATTTTTAACAGATAATTCGACTACACAAATATTATCTTTTGATAGAGAGGATGTTTTATCTTCTAAATCAACGCTGAATCTAGCATTTGATATAAAATTTAATGATGTTGTCTCTATATCGTATTTTGCTTTGCAATCATAAAGTTTACCAATTATAGATAGTAACACCTTACCATTTTTACCCTTTTCTGCTTCTATTAACTTTTTAAGAGTCCAGTTGCCAGACTTTTTGCCTTTAATTTGATAGAATTGAACCGTCTTTGGATCATGTTCTGAATCCATAATTATCAAATCTTCATGCCAGTCAAAGATTATAACATAGTCGCTAAGAGATGTATGAGTTTCAATTAACTTACATAAACTCCAGTCCTTTTGATAATTAAAACGGCTAGATGAAGTTGAACCAGATTTCTCACGTGGTCTTGTTGATACGATCTTATCCTTTAGGACCATTGATAATTATTAATAGTGGCTATAAAATTTAGTTAATATACTTTATTAAAATATGTTCTTAGCAAGAGCTAGGTGTGTGATTACATCCCAACCCCAATCCCCTCCAGATTCTTCCGAATCCGCTTCTCCAGCAGGGCGTTTTCCTCAAACTGAGCGGCCAGTTCGGTAGTCAGCAGCTTCATCTTCTCTTCAAACGGCACGCCGTCGTCTTCCTCGGCTTCGGAGCCCACGTAGCGGCCCGGCGAGAGCACGTGTTGTAACGTTATTCCAGATTTCATTTTTAAAATCTATATCAGCCTTGGGTTTGGCGGTAGGGGTAGTGTTTTTACTGGCCATATATAGAATCCGCTGTTTAAACAGGAACAGGAGTTTAAGGTACTAAAACTTTATAGAAAATATGCTATAAATAATATGTTTTTCAATAGAAGCAAAAAAGTCTGTAGCTGCTGCTACAGACTTTCAAGGTATAGAATAAAGCTTATATAGTTACTTTCCGATGCAGAAAGTAATATATGTATATATTTAGCTTATGTACTGTATGTTATATCGATATTGTGTTGGCAGAGGTATAAATATGGAACAACTTGTTTGCCTTAAGTATGTATTCATAAACAGATTCGTCTAACAATGGAGCCATTCTTTTTATGTAATTCTCAAAGAAGTTTGCTCCTTCATCAATCTCTTTCAATAGGCTATCCAAGCTAAACCTACCAACTTTATTTAA
This window of the Pontibacter russatus genome carries:
- a CDS encoding DUF4297 domain-containing protein, which translates into the protein MVLKDKIVSTRPREKSGSTSSSRFNYQKDWSLCKLIETHTSLSDYVIIFDWHEDLIIMDSEHDPKTVQFYQIKGKKSGNWTLKKLIEAEKGKNGKVLLSIIGKLYDCKAKYDIETTSLNFISNARFSVDLEDKTSSLSKDNICVVELSVKNKAEILSRLKTEHSLMSDPVYEDITFLKVIDLSLDESSGHAKGKITDFLDGLYPEKKFNVPSVYRMLFDEVKRRANYNKETLTYKDLISNKAIGKSQFERIIKATGIDKNYDALWSDINNELISDCVTFSERKKLNHNWKKLEIERMEPNNDYLFKHIEQIRIIVQEEENNNGFVGITLSSCVENVLAKFKSSMNLRTNYDEYYIKAMILSEIYE